The following are from one region of the Littorina saxatilis isolate snail1 linkage group LG4, US_GU_Lsax_2.0, whole genome shotgun sequence genome:
- the LOC138964652 gene encoding E3 ubiquitin-protein ligase Hakai-like, with product MDSDYSDEEVVENPTFKAAYNLEPLHHNQRLRWDHQVRLIGEKVFDPQIHLCEKCQYPILVYGRMLPCKHVFCLDCAKKYEKLCPRCDSRVVRIEQSALGTVFICTHGAPKHSMNGCRRTYLSKRDLQAHIAHRHSMKASSSGSDRVEEKLVPHHPSQQQQQHHISSTYERHESSRDRDRERDRGERDRDRGDRDRERDSRGESRGGERERSSEQAVYRPIDAPPNINTGHPPPMAPHLQPPPGSTLRLPPPSLQMNALRMSMPPLQQQGPPAATTMESYVTAPMQGMGSAGTGASRTNQNLITVPILDEVDNYSTSRSGRESDRSSYSGAPPPPHPMSGGPPVSYANPPPPHMGMPPPGVPPQGFNPAGLVGVGRVPFSTAPLVQAVAQLAQLASSQQRAAHLAGSLQPQRLNLPPPGGSVPVSSPSRFPHNSQQPFGSSGSPMQHWGNAPPRQGQNQGQRPPSDNSNYRQYY from the exons ATGGATTCAGACTATTCAG ACGAAGAGGTTGTGGAGAACCCAACGTTCAAAGCAGCCTACAACCTTGAGCCTCTGCATCACAATCAGCGCCTGAGATGGGACCACCAG GTGAGGCTGATTGGAGAGAAAGTGTTTGATCCTCAGATACACCTGTGTGAGAAGTGCCAGTATCCCATCCTTGTGTACGGTCGCATG CTACCGTGCAAGCATGTGTTCTGCCTGGACTGTGCCAAGAAATATGAGAAACTCTGTCCAAG ATGTGACAGTCGTGTGGTGCGTATCGAGCAGTCGGCCCTGGGCACTGTGTTCATATGTACCCATGGCGCACCCAAACACAGCATGAATGGGTGCAGGCGCACCTACCTGTCCAAGCGAGACCTGCAAGCCCATATCGCTCATCGCCACTCTATGAAGGCGTCATCATCAGGGTCAGACCGCGTGGAAGAAAAGTTGGTACCTCACCACCCCagtcaacaacagcaacaacaccacATCTCTTCAACATACGAAAGACACGAATCGTCCAGAGACCGGGACcgagagagagaccggggggaaagagacagagaccgaggtgacagagacagggagagggacTCCAGGGGAGAGTCGCGtggtggggagagagaaaggtctTCAGAGCAGGCGGTCTACAGACCCATCGATGCGCCCCCCAACATCAACACGGGACACCCCCCTCCCATGGCCCCCCACCTTCAGCCTCCCCCCGGCTCCACGCTtcgcctcccccctccctccctgcaGATGAACGCCCTGCGCATGTCCATGCCCCCCTTGCAACAGCAGGGACCCCCCGCCGCCACTACGATGGAGAGCTACGTCACCGCCCCCATGCAGGGAATGGGCAGCGCCGGAACCGGTGCCAGTCGCACAAACCAGAACCTGATCACAGTCCCTATTCTGGACGAGGTGGACAACTACTCCACGTCCAGATCCGGTCGCGAGTCGGACCGATCCTCGTACAGCGGggcccctcccccaccccaccccatgtCGGGCGGCCCCCCTGTCTCCTAcgccaacccccctcccccgcacATGGGCATGCCCCCGCCTGGAGTCCCTCCCCAGGGCTTCAACCCGGCGGGGCTGGTAGGCGTGGGTCGAGTTCCGTTCAGCACAGCCCCGTTAGTCCAAGCGGTGGCCCAACTGGCCCAACTGGCCTCCTCCCAACAGAGGGCAGCACACCTGGCTGGTAGCCTCCAGCCTCAGCGCCTCAACCTTCCGCCCCCTGGGGGGTCGGTGCCCGTGTCCTCCCCGTCACGATTCCCGCACAACTCCCAGCAGCCGTTTGGTTCGTCGGGCAGCCCCATGCAGCACTGGGGTAACGCCCCTCCCCGCCAGGGTCAGAACCAGGGTCAGAGACCACCCTCCGACAACAGTAACTACAGACAGTACTACTAG